In Pristiophorus japonicus isolate sPriJap1 chromosome 2, sPriJap1.hap1, whole genome shotgun sequence, one genomic interval encodes:
- the LOC139228206 gene encoding LOW QUALITY PROTEIN: sulfate transporter-like (The sequence of the model RefSeq protein was modified relative to this genomic sequence to represent the inferred CDS: inserted 2 bases in 1 codon) has product MGIVPLLSAVFSAVKGKLSKMDSSYRNGCRKIDLKCRRELDSSWNGGGAQYTMAPNFRTTHLQCXLQYRRRMENEEQLPKMELHLESQVQIERTVKEKIEMKKVIKKKLQESCSCSLDSIKNLIIGFFPVLQWLPKYKLKEWILGDTISGLLVAVVMVPQSIAYALLAGLETSSSLYASFFSCIIYFLMGTSRHISVGIFSLICLLVGQVVDRELQLAGFDVDEDSKAMPMTMGSTDNWNISDVNPTMMMNFTLPGSLNFECDKKCYAVSVSAALTFMCGIYQVLMAVFHLGFVSKYLSEPLLDGFATGASITIVTMQVKYLIGIKLPRSHGPGSVVVTWINIFKNIHKTNFCDLITTAICMPLLIASKELGERYKDKLKFPFPMELTIVVLATIISHFVNLNEVYGSSITGAIPTGFLPPTVPSWSLLPRVAMDAVTLAIISFAFTISLSELFAKKHGYTIQANQETYALGFCNVVQSFFHSYASSATLVKTLVKDSNGCQTQLSSVVSAVLVLMLLLFLAPVFYSLQKCVLACIIIVSLRGALMKFRDLPKQWKMSKIDTLVWWVTMLSVTLVSTELGLFTGVTFSLLCVIIRTQVPRTALLGQIQGSTMYEDQAEYNNLSPIPRIKVFRFEAPLYYANKDFFMNALFRKVDLNPALEVAKQKKAESKQIKTKKQKDGKTFNGNINQEQPAVSKHLVPKVYNFHTIILDCSTVQFLDTVGINTLKTVLKDYNEIGIRLLLANCNPSVIDSLSRGGYFGENCKEMNTLAFYSVHAAVQYAEAKWPEPGNSSL; this is encoded by the exons ATGGGCATTGTACCTTTATTatcagcggttttctcggcggttaaggggaaactaagtaaaatggacagttcttaccggaatggatg TCGCAAGATTGATTTGAAATGCCGCAGAGAACTGGACAGTAGCTGGAACGGAGGAGGGGCCCAATACACAATGGCCCCG AACTTTAGAACTACTCATCTACAGTG ACTACAATACCGGAGAAGAATGGAAAACGAAGAACAATTGCCTAAAATGGAACTTCATTTAGAATCTCAAGTACAGATTGAACGGACAGTGAAGGAAAAAATTGAAATGAAGAAAGTAATTAAAAAGAAGCTGCAAGAAAGTTGCTCGTGTTCACTGGACAGTATTAAAAACCTGATTATTGGTTTCTTTCCAGTCCTCCAGTGGCTCCCAAAGTACAAATTAAAAGAATGGATCTTAGGCGATACCATTTCAGGTTTGCTTGTTGCTGTTGTCATGGTTCCTCAATCAATAGCATATGCATTACTTGCTGGTCTAGAAACCAGTTCCAGTTTGTATGCATCCTTCTTCTCCTGCATTATTTATTTCCTGATGGGTACCTCACGCCATATTTCAGTGGGCATTTTCAGCTTAATATGCCTCTTGGTGGGGCAGGTGGTTGATCGGGAGCTTCAGCTGGCTGGATTCGATGTAGATGAAGACAGCAAAGCGATGCCAATGACGATGGGCAGCACAGATAACTGGAACATCAGTGACGTTAATCCAACCATGATGATGAACTTCACCCTCCCTGGGTCACTAAACTTTGAATGTGATAAAAAATGCTATGCTGTCAGTGTTTCAGCTGCGCTAACATTTATGTGTGGTATTTATCAG GTACTAATGGCAGTTTTCCACCTTGGATTTGTATCAAAGTATCTATCTGAGCCTTTGCTGGATGGATTTGCAACTGGTGCCTCGATTACCATCGTAACAATGCAAGTCAAGTACCTCATTGGAATAAAACTACCACGCAGCCACGGACCTGGCAGTGTTGTTGTAACTTGGATAAACATTTTTAAGAACATTCACAAAACCAATTTCTGTGATCTGATAACAACTGCCATTTGCATGCCTCTGCTAATTGCTTCCAAAGAATTAGGAGAACGATATAAGGACAAGCTTAAGTTCCCTTTCCCGATGGAACTGACCATTGTAGTTTTAGCTACAATAATATCCCACTTTGTTAATCTAAATGAAGTGTATGGCTCAAGCATTACTGGAGCGATCCCCACTGGATTTTTACCCCCTACGGTTCCAAGTTGGAGCCTCTTACCCAGAGTTGCCATGGATGCTGTAACACTTGCAATCATCAGCTTTGCATTCACAATCTCACTATCTGAGTTGTTTGCAAAGAAGCATGGATACACAATACAGGCCAATCAAGAGACCTATGCTCTTGGATTTTGTAATGTAGTTCAATCGTTTTTTCATTCATATGCTTCCAGTGCGACTCTGGTTAAAACACTTGTTAAAGATTCGAATGGTTGTCAGACCCAGCTCTCCAGTGTTGTCAGTGCTGTGCTGGTATTAATGCTGCTTCTTTTCTTAGCTCCTGTATTCTACTCTTTGCAGAAGTGTGTTCTGGCATGCATCATTATAGTCAGTTTAAGAGGAGCTCTCATGAAATTTCGTGATCTGCCAAAGCAATGGAAAATGAGCAAAATTGACACTCTGGTTTGGTGGGTCACAATGCTGTCTGTAACTTTAGTAAGCACTGAGCTCGGGCTTTTTACAGGGGTAACGTTTTCACTTTTGTGCGTCATCATTCGCACTCAAGTGCCTAGAACAGCTTTGTTAGGTCAAATCCAGGGTTCAACTATGTACGAAGATCAAGCAGAATATAATAATCTTTCACCTATTCCCCGAATTAAGGTCTTTCGTTTTGAAGCACCTCTGTACTATGCCAATAAAGATTTCTTTATGAATGCCCTGTTCAGAAAAGTTGATCTGAATCCTGCTTTGGAGGTTGCAAAGCAGAAAAAGGCAGAAAGcaaacaaataaaaacaaaaaaacagaAAGATGGAAAAACATTCAATGGTAACATCAATCAAGAACAGCCTGCTGTCAGCAAACATTTGGTTCCTAAAGTGTACAATTTTCACACGATTATTCTAGACTGTTCCACAGTACAATTTTTGGACACTGTTGGTATTAATACATTGAAGACAGTCCTGAAGGATTATAATGAGATTGGTATCAGATTGCTCCTGGCCAACTGCAATCCTTCAGTGATTGATTCATTGAGTAGGGGAGGGTACTTTGGAGAAAACTGTAAGGAGATGAACACTTTGGCGTTTTATAGCGTGCATGCAGCTGTTCAGTATGCTGAAGCCAAGTGGCCTGAACCAGGTAATTCCTCTCTTTAA